One window of the Brevibacterium limosum genome contains the following:
- a CDS encoding tryptophan 2,3-dioxygenase — MTDTNQDPGSEARPKSGNRTRSGTQQTPADARTTAEKNERDLEAGVHTDLRESMTYGSYLDLDRLLSAQHPVSSPEHHDELLFIIQHQTTELWFRLVIHELLDARRLIAQDELQTALKRIARVKHIQKTLTEQWSVLATLTPSEYVGFRDQLGRASGFQSWQYRAVEFLLGNKNRAMLPVFDGEPEARAALEQYLEEPSIYDEFLACLARRGLPVPQRLLDRDRSVAHTFDEELCDVFRIIYENPQKYWQEYESCEELVDLEENFHFWRYRHMRTVLRIIGMKRGTGGSSGVGFLQKALDLTFFPELFDIRTGIENGPGISPEGI, encoded by the coding sequence ATGACCGACACGAACCAAGACCCGGGCAGCGAGGCTCGGCCGAAATCAGGCAATCGCACACGCAGCGGCACCCAGCAGACTCCGGCCGATGCGAGGACGACGGCCGAGAAGAACGAACGTGACCTCGAGGCCGGGGTCCACACGGATCTCAGGGAGTCGATGACGTACGGGTCGTATCTCGACCTCGACCGGCTCCTCAGCGCCCAGCACCCCGTCAGCAGCCCCGAACATCACGACGAGCTGCTCTTCATCATCCAGCACCAGACCACGGAACTGTGGTTCCGGCTCGTCATCCACGAACTCCTCGACGCCCGCCGACTCATCGCGCAGGATGAGCTGCAGACCGCGCTCAAGCGCATCGCCCGCGTCAAGCACATTCAGAAGACCCTGACCGAGCAGTGGTCCGTGCTCGCAACGCTGACGCCGAGCGAATACGTCGGGTTCCGCGATCAGCTCGGCCGTGCCTCCGGCTTCCAGTCCTGGCAGTACCGGGCCGTGGAGTTCCTGCTGGGCAACAAGAACCGGGCCATGCTCCCGGTCTTCGATGGAGAACCCGAGGCGCGAGCGGCTCTGGAGCAGTACCTGGAGGAACCGAGCATCTATGACGAGTTCCTCGCCTGCCTGGCCCGCCGCGGCCTTCCGGTGCCGCAGCGGCTCCTCGACCGGGACAGATCGGTCGCCCATACCTTCGACGAGGAACTGTGCGATGTCTTCCGCATCATCTACGAGAACCCGCAGAAGTACTGGCAGGAGTACGAGAGCTGCGAAGAACTCGTCGACCTCGAGGAGAACTTCCACTTCTGGCGCTACCGGCACATGCGCACGGTGCTGCGGATCATCGGCATGAAACGCGGAACAGGCGGGTCCAGCGGAGTCGGATTCCTGCAGAAAGCGCTCGATCTGACGTTCTTTCCCGAACTCTTCGATATCCGCACCGGCATCGAGAACGGACCCGGCATCAGTCCCGAAGGGATCTGA
- a CDS encoding M4 family metallopeptidase — protein MTFHSVVPPYLLDAIAERGTERFPKAAAAAASCRMSDESCRNLRLAGLRYTPPADLRKDEDELAAPAPAGLQRLIHDAGNTEVLPGTLVRSEGEEPVSDEPVNEAYDGLGASYALFSEVFSRDSLDGQGMPLMASVHYGKDYDNAFFDGRLMVFGDGDEEVFTGFTGSLSIIGHELSHGVISHTADLEYFGQPGALNEHCADVFGALTQQHDAGQDAEDADWLIGAGIFTPDVTGRALRSMIEPGTAYDDDVLGKDPQPAHMDDFVTTDSDNGGVHLNSGIPNRAFALAATSVGGPAWESVGQVWYAVLTGSEITKGTDFPEFAELTIAEAADQFGAGSDVHDAIVAGWETVGISHAGSARGNQGSSW, from the coding sequence ATGACTTTCCACAGCGTCGTCCCGCCCTACCTCCTCGATGCGATCGCCGAACGCGGCACCGAGCGTTTCCCGAAGGCCGCGGCCGCCGCGGCCAGCTGCCGGATGTCCGATGAGAGCTGCCGGAACCTGCGCCTGGCGGGTCTGCGCTATACTCCGCCGGCCGACCTGCGCAAGGACGAAGACGAGCTGGCCGCACCCGCCCCTGCTGGATTGCAACGACTCATCCACGACGCCGGGAACACCGAGGTGCTGCCAGGCACGCTCGTCCGCTCCGAGGGTGAGGAGCCCGTCAGCGATGAGCCGGTCAACGAGGCATACGACGGTCTCGGCGCTTCGTATGCGCTGTTCTCGGAAGTCTTCTCCCGCGACTCCCTCGACGGGCAGGGAATGCCGCTCATGGCCAGCGTCCACTACGGCAAGGACTACGACAACGCGTTCTTCGACGGCCGGCTCATGGTCTTCGGCGACGGCGACGAGGAAGTGTTCACCGGGTTCACCGGTTCGCTGTCGATCATCGGCCATGAACTCTCCCACGGCGTCATCAGCCACACCGCCGACCTCGAATACTTCGGCCAACCGGGAGCACTCAACGAGCACTGCGCCGATGTCTTCGGTGCGCTGACTCAGCAGCACGATGCCGGACAGGACGCCGAGGACGCCGACTGGCTCATCGGCGCCGGAATCTTCACCCCCGACGTGACCGGCCGCGCCCTGCGGTCGATGATCGAACCCGGCACGGCCTATGACGACGACGTCCTCGGCAAGGATCCGCAGCCGGCGCATATGGACGATTTCGTCACCACCGACTCCGACAACGGCGGGGTCCACCTCAACTCCGGGATCCCGAATCGTGCCTTCGCTCTCGCCGCGACCAGCGTCGGCGGTCCGGCCTGGGAGAGCGTCGGACAGGTCTGGTACGCGGTTCTCACGGGATCGGAGATCACGAAGGGCACCGACTTCCCAGAGTTCGCAGAACTCACCATCGCCGAGGCGGCCGACCAGTTCGGAGCCGGATCCGACGTTCACGATGCGATCGTGGCCGGGTGGGAGACGGTGGGAATCTCCCATGCCGGATCGGCGCGCGGAAACCAGGGGAGCAGCTGGTGA
- a CDS encoding SGNH/GDSL hydrolase family protein, with amino-acid sequence MLEPITSYVAIGDSFSEGLMDSDPRAEDRYRGWADRLALMLTESPVGSPDLSYANLAIRGRLLDRIVDDQVPQVLEMKPDLVSLCAGGNDCLRPKADIDALAAKFERAVIAMREAGIEVLMCNGFDTEFSSPLIRAVRPRVGIYNAHLWSIAQRHGCHMVDLWGLRSLYAAQMWAADRIHLSAEGHHLVAEQALATLESGRSLPVKGFGVPARPTRAIREVMSEESRWAREYLAPWVGRRLRGQSSGDTLDPKLPELTRVRDLVERSREVDRAREAGEADAAGEANTAGGADSGGVKQPNGSEG; translated from the coding sequence ATGCTTGAGCCGATCACCTCCTACGTCGCCATCGGAGACTCGTTCAGTGAGGGGCTGATGGATTCCGATCCGCGCGCCGAGGACCGGTACCGCGGCTGGGCCGACCGGCTCGCGCTCATGCTCACCGAGTCGCCGGTGGGCAGCCCCGACCTGTCCTACGCCAATCTGGCCATCCGAGGCCGTCTGCTCGACCGCATCGTCGATGACCAGGTGCCGCAGGTGCTCGAGATGAAGCCGGACCTGGTGAGCCTGTGCGCCGGGGGCAATGACTGCCTGCGCCCGAAGGCCGATATCGATGCCCTGGCTGCGAAGTTCGAACGTGCTGTCATCGCCATGCGCGAGGCCGGCATCGAGGTGCTCATGTGCAACGGCTTCGATACCGAGTTCAGCTCCCCGCTCATCCGCGCGGTCCGTCCTCGAGTGGGTATCTACAACGCCCACCTGTGGTCGATTGCGCAGCGGCACGGCTGCCATATGGTCGATCTGTGGGGGCTGCGTTCGCTCTACGCCGCGCAGATGTGGGCCGCCGACCGCATCCACCTGTCGGCGGAGGGACACCATCTCGTCGCCGAGCAGGCTCTGGCCACTCTGGAGAGCGGTCGCTCGCTGCCGGTCAAGGGCTTCGGCGTTCCGGCACGTCCGACGCGGGCGATCCGTGAGGTCATGAGCGAGGAGTCGCGGTGGGCCCGTGAGTACCTGGCCCCGTGGGTCGGTCGCCGACTGCGCGGGCAGTCCTCCGGTGACACCCTCGACCCGAAGCTGCCGGAGCTCACACGCGTCCGTGACCTCGTCGAACGCTCGCGCGAAGTCGACCGTGCACGGGAAGCCGGCGAGGCCGACGCTGCCGGCGAGGCGAACACTGCCGGCGGGGCTGACTCCGGCGGGGTGAAACAACCGAACGGCTCCGAAGGATGA
- a CDS encoding protealysin inhibitor emfourin, with the protein MNEQPAEGFGRLLVERSGGIGGMLVVWEVDIDASTRRDDLGPRIAELPWSDSDDDAQQSPGADRFAYLIESRFGRVRFGESQMPPEWKQLVDEVRDVAEPQRRQPG; encoded by the coding sequence GTGAACGAGCAGCCGGCCGAAGGGTTCGGGCGTCTGCTCGTCGAGCGCTCGGGCGGGATCGGCGGGATGCTGGTCGTCTGGGAAGTCGACATCGACGCGAGCACCCGGCGCGATGATCTCGGTCCGCGCATAGCCGAACTTCCCTGGTCCGACAGCGATGATGATGCGCAGCAGTCGCCGGGGGCCGACCGGTTCGCCTACCTCATCGAGAGCCGGTTCGGGCGCGTGCGCTTCGGTGAGAGCCAGATGCCGCCGGAGTGGAAGCAGCTGGTCGACGAAGTGCGCGACGTCGCCGAACCGCAGAGGCGACAACCCGGCTGA
- a CDS encoding low temperature requirement protein A, with the protein MATSKTPNGDSAPHGDSTSKTGSGPNTGSAPHGDGAPNALSAPARLRLSPMRPRDPDEEGRAASTLELFFDLVFVIAVSIASSHLHDTITAGRLGEGVVSYLLVFFGIWWAWMNFTWFATSFDTDDWLYRLLTIVQMGGVLILAAGIGPVFDDGDFRLLIAGYVLMRLIMISQWLRASRGAGRARWTTIVYACGIGIAQILWVAWLAIDDPVFRGLGLGVLILAEVAVPVVAETRGTTPWHPHHITERYGCFTIIVLGESLLASANTIFDALGEVEDIVPLISLGVLSLIVTAAMWWIYFWPPHHRTIGSLGGSLRYGYGHYFIFAAAGAFSAGVGIEADSQLGASALDPALATFTVSVPIAVFVLGVWVLAIRANADAVVNTVVPACALLVLLDPIIPVPTFLTTFFMVIIVITLVVFPPKDENGKTGAEAIVR; encoded by the coding sequence ATGGCCACGTCGAAGACGCCGAACGGCGACAGCGCACCGCACGGCGACAGCACATCGAAGACCGGCAGCGGACCGAACACCGGCAGCGCACCGCACGGCGACGGCGCACCGAACGCACTGTCCGCCCCGGCGCGCTTGCGTCTCAGTCCGATGCGCCCACGCGATCCCGACGAAGAGGGCCGGGCGGCGAGCACCCTCGAGCTCTTCTTCGATCTCGTCTTCGTCATCGCCGTCTCGATCGCGTCCTCACACCTGCATGACACGATCACGGCGGGCCGCCTCGGCGAGGGGGTGGTGAGCTATCTGCTCGTGTTCTTCGGGATCTGGTGGGCGTGGATGAACTTCACGTGGTTCGCGACGTCCTTCGACACCGATGACTGGCTCTACCGGCTGCTGACGATCGTGCAGATGGGCGGGGTGCTCATCCTCGCCGCGGGCATCGGGCCGGTCTTCGACGACGGCGACTTCCGACTGCTCATCGCCGGCTACGTTCTCATGCGCCTCATCATGATCTCCCAATGGCTGCGCGCCTCCCGCGGTGCCGGACGGGCACGGTGGACGACGATCGTCTACGCCTGTGGGATCGGCATCGCCCAGATTCTGTGGGTGGCGTGGCTGGCCATCGACGATCCCGTCTTCCGGGGTCTCGGCCTCGGTGTGCTCATCCTCGCCGAGGTGGCGGTGCCGGTCGTCGCGGAGACTCGCGGCACGACGCCGTGGCATCCGCATCACATCACCGAACGCTATGGCTGCTTCACGATCATCGTCCTCGGCGAGAGCCTCCTGGCCTCGGCGAACACGATCTTCGACGCGCTGGGCGAGGTCGAGGACATCGTCCCGCTGATCTCACTGGGCGTCCTCAGCCTCATCGTCACCGCCGCGATGTGGTGGATCTACTTCTGGCCGCCGCACCACCGGACGATCGGCAGCCTCGGCGGGTCGCTCAGGTACGGCTACGGCCACTACTTCATCTTCGCCGCCGCCGGTGCGTTCTCCGCCGGAGTCGGCATCGAAGCCGATTCCCAACTCGGTGCCAGCGCCCTCGACCCGGCGCTGGCCACCTTCACGGTCTCGGTGCCGATTGCGGTGTTCGTCCTCGGAGTGTGGGTGCTCGCAATCCGCGCCAACGCAGATGCCGTCGTCAACACCGTCGTACCGGCCTGCGCGCTGCTCGTCCTCCTCGACCCGATCATCCCGGTGCCGACGTTCCTCACGACGTTCTTCATGGTCATCATCGTCATCACCCTCGTCGTGTTCCCGCCGAAGGACGAGAACGGCAAGACCGGCGCCGAGGCGATCGTGCGGTGA
- a CDS encoding threonine/serine exporter family protein produces MSDRELEDATTAEVRVEDPTEPGPVRGSSPAPVEGGNPEAGSQALRELLERTRLQRLAELRESSPEPRPEDVAKAAAAKAAKPERSVGRSKPRADHLGASQRIAQRVARRTVGKLVSGTTANTQPVPIVTALKGTPYQAPVQATEPSEDEARMILDLAADIAAMMMRAGAGTSDVEVSVIAACTACGLATVEVDLTSNTLVVHYSTSDGRLLTVMRVNRGESTHFAKLASVHKLVTDLVDGRLEFHEARSRLDAIRTQRRPFPEWFTTGAWGFMVGALVLLLGGGPIAIPLGITMAIVVFQFGKLLGRTHLPSFFITALQAASATLIATIAGDVGIISSPQYLVAAGIVLLLPTQSLYSAVQDALTNFPLTAAGRVVGVFMTLAGIVSGIALGIVCGQAIGLSHIEVLVPKTSPHVVTAILSMVAAAVVSMAGAVAMSARRRFILPAALVGLASHITMMSLTLLEIDNVLASLLAATVTGFLSRPLALRLGAPAIVLMIPGIYTLLQGLSIFTAVYQIASDSENVTFAVGLSSLFTAILANAALAVGAVLGSYLALPLKNLKSQSSAEEKVESVRSGETSTAVIDSVQPGGAKTQSSGPGGSGASSATGASGAIGTSTSTGASGAIGTSTSTGASGVSASSGASGSAEMGKLSTDTGPIQS; encoded by the coding sequence GTGAGCGACAGAGAACTCGAAGACGCCACCACAGCCGAGGTTCGGGTCGAGGATCCGACCGAGCCGGGTCCCGTCCGTGGTTCGTCCCCGGCCCCGGTCGAGGGCGGCAACCCGGAGGCCGGGTCCCAGGCCCTGCGAGAGCTGCTCGAACGCACTCGCCTGCAGCGATTGGCCGAACTGCGGGAATCCTCACCGGAACCCAGGCCGGAGGACGTCGCGAAGGCCGCGGCGGCGAAGGCGGCGAAGCCCGAACGCAGCGTCGGGCGCTCGAAGCCCCGCGCCGACCACCTCGGCGCGTCTCAGCGCATTGCCCAGAGAGTCGCCCGGCGCACCGTCGGCAAACTCGTCTCGGGCACGACGGCGAACACACAGCCGGTGCCGATCGTCACTGCGCTCAAGGGCACTCCGTACCAGGCGCCCGTGCAGGCGACGGAGCCGAGCGAAGACGAAGCCCGGATGATCCTCGACCTCGCCGCCGATATCGCGGCGATGATGATGCGCGCCGGTGCCGGCACCAGCGATGTCGAGGTCTCCGTCATCGCCGCCTGCACCGCGTGCGGTCTGGCCACCGTCGAGGTCGATCTGACCTCGAACACTCTCGTCGTGCACTATTCGACCTCGGACGGACGTCTGCTGACGGTGATGCGGGTCAACCGCGGTGAGTCCACGCATTTCGCGAAGCTCGCCTCGGTGCACAAGCTCGTCACCGACCTCGTCGACGGGCGTCTGGAATTCCACGAGGCACGCAGCCGTCTCGACGCGATTCGGACGCAGCGACGGCCGTTTCCCGAATGGTTCACCACCGGAGCCTGGGGTTTCATGGTCGGTGCCCTCGTCCTGCTGCTCGGGGGAGGCCCGATCGCGATTCCCCTGGGCATCACGATGGCCATCGTCGTGTTCCAGTTCGGCAAGCTGCTCGGGCGGACCCACCTGCCGTCGTTCTTCATCACGGCGCTGCAGGCCGCCTCGGCGACGCTCATCGCCACCATCGCCGGCGACGTCGGCATCATCAGCTCTCCGCAGTACCTCGTGGCTGCCGGAATCGTGCTGCTGCTGCCGACGCAGTCGCTGTATTCGGCGGTTCAGGACGCGCTGACGAACTTCCCGCTGACCGCGGCCGGACGGGTGGTCGGAGTGTTCATGACTCTGGCCGGCATCGTCTCCGGCATCGCCTTGGGCATCGTGTGCGGTCAGGCCATCGGGCTCAGCCATATCGAAGTGCTCGTGCCGAAGACGAGTCCGCATGTGGTCACGGCGATCCTGTCGATGGTCGCGGCGGCCGTGGTGTCGATGGCCGGCGCTGTGGCGATGTCGGCCAGGCGCCGGTTCATCCTGCCGGCGGCGCTCGTCGGCCTCGCCTCGCACATCACGATGATGTCGCTGACGCTGCTGGAGATCGACAATGTGCTCGCCAGCCTGCTGGCGGCCACCGTCACCGGTTTCCTGTCGCGGCCTCTGGCGCTGCGGCTGGGCGCACCGGCGATCGTGCTCATGATTCCCGGCATCTACACCCTGCTGCAGGGGCTGTCGATCTTCACCGCCGTCTATCAGATCGCTTCGGATTCGGAGAATGTCACGTTCGCCGTGGGCCTGTCCTCACTGTTCACTGCGATCCTGGCGAATGCGGCCCTGGCCGTCGGCGCTGTGCTCGGCAGCTATCTGGCGCTGCCGTTGAAGAACCTCAAGAGCCAGAGTTCGGCCGAGGAGAAGGTCGAGTCGGTGCGCAGCGGCGAGACCTCGACCGCCGTCATCGACTCGGTGCAGCCGGGAGGCGCGAAGACCCAGTCGAGCGGGCCCGGAGGATCTGGAGCCTCGAGCGCGACCGGGGCCTCGGGGGCGATCGGCACCTCGACCTCGACCGGTGCCTCGGGTGCGATCGGTACCTCGACCTCGACCGGTGCCTCGGGTGTGTCGGCCTCGTCTGGCGCATCGGGCTCGGCAGAGATGGGGAAGCTGTCGACGGATACCGGCCCGATTCAGTCCTGA
- a CDS encoding MFS transporter, with product MLKPILWPVLVPFALFAVGLGAIMPILVLGALSLGSTQAFAAAIVGIMGAVSLMATVPAGILIDRLGDFRAMFVATIAAIIVLGSIVAAFIWDSPYSLLIYTLALMVFGPVSDVWSLARQAVVAEVMPPADLAKAMTALGGTQRVGNLVGPMIGAGLMLVFPIWSVFVFSALTAVSAIVIMALPIAQIPGFDDHPHREAAPTSSADDHDPSPADDSSPAEASEPAHGDVAHPRRRKRRDRRPPLDVRWKSVVLTGVTIIALAAARAAQPVVVQLWGVEIGLHKSSISLVIAFGAGLELIVMFLGAYIKDHLGRVATLVACLSIFGTGFIIMVAKPDLAGMVIAAAVMAFGNGLGAGVNMTIGADLSPAVGRPRFLGIWAIFNNGGKLGGPTLLSLIITVTTLRFGVLFPGLLALLGAVWILIWARQVGLPGRRRLDPPHTG from the coding sequence GTGCTCAAACCCATCCTGTGGCCGGTCCTCGTGCCGTTCGCGCTCTTCGCTGTCGGCTTGGGCGCGATCATGCCGATCCTCGTGCTCGGGGCACTCTCGCTGGGTTCGACGCAGGCGTTCGCGGCTGCCATCGTCGGCATCATGGGAGCCGTGTCGCTCATGGCCACGGTGCCGGCGGGGATACTCATCGACCGCCTCGGCGATTTTCGTGCGATGTTCGTGGCCACGATCGCCGCGATCATCGTTCTCGGCTCCATCGTCGCCGCCTTCATCTGGGATTCGCCGTACTCGCTGCTCATCTACACGCTCGCGCTCATGGTCTTCGGCCCGGTCTCCGATGTGTGGAGCCTGGCCCGGCAGGCCGTCGTCGCCGAGGTGATGCCACCGGCCGACCTCGCCAAGGCGATGACCGCGCTCGGCGGCACGCAGCGGGTCGGCAACCTCGTCGGACCGATGATCGGCGCCGGCCTCATGCTCGTCTTCCCCATCTGGTCCGTGTTCGTCTTCTCCGCGCTCACCGCCGTCTCCGCGATCGTCATCATGGCTCTGCCGATCGCGCAGATCCCCGGCTTCGACGACCACCCCCACCGTGAGGCGGCCCCGACCTCCTCTGCGGACGATCACGATCCGTCCCCCGCCGATGATTCTTCTCCCGCCGAGGCGAGCGAGCCCGCACACGGAGACGTGGCCCATCCTCGGCGACGGAAGAGGAGAGATCGCCGCCCGCCTCTCGACGTGCGCTGGAAATCGGTCGTGCTCACCGGCGTCACGATCATCGCGCTTGCGGCAGCCCGCGCCGCCCAACCGGTCGTCGTCCAGCTCTGGGGCGTGGAGATCGGGCTGCACAAGTCATCGATCTCGCTCGTCATCGCCTTCGGTGCCGGGCTCGAGCTCATCGTCATGTTCCTCGGCGCGTATATCAAGGACCACCTCGGCCGGGTGGCGACCCTCGTGGCGTGCCTGTCCATCTTCGGCACCGGGTTCATCATCATGGTCGCGAAGCCGGATCTCGCCGGAATGGTCATCGCCGCCGCGGTCATGGCGTTCGGCAACGGCCTCGGGGCGGGGGTGAATATGACGATCGGGGCGGACCTCTCCCCCGCGGTCGGTCGCCCCCGCTTCCTCGGCATCTGGGCGATCTTCAACAACGGCGGCAAACTCGGCGGGCCGACGCTGCTGTCCCTCATCATCACCGTGACCACCCTGCGATTCGGGGTGCTCTTCCCGGGTCTGCTCGCCCTCCTCGGCGCGGTGTGGATCCTCATCTGGGCCCGCCAGGTCGGCCTGCCCGGAAGGCGGCGCCTCGACCCACCGCACACCGGCTGA
- a CDS encoding alpha/beta hydrolase, whose translation MSVESVRIPELSAAGAAMAPAFRHVYGDSPEQFVEVYGDPATASATVIFVHGGYFRPRTDLSHARPSARALAESGVLVASVEYRRLGGQPLLLDDVTAAIDSVCAELPRWGVSGQARENLIVSGHSAGGCLVLAWASHLPEEGPRIRLRPLAPVTDLLREVEGDLGDGAVLDYMGVRPEDDLEAYLRHDPRSRTALIPARVDVHSIHGDADATVDIGFSRDFPASLTELAGANHADVIDPESPFFPQVKSLLLG comes from the coding sequence ATGAGTGTCGAGTCCGTGCGCATTCCCGAGCTCTCTGCCGCCGGGGCGGCCATGGCCCCGGCGTTCCGGCACGTCTACGGGGACTCCCCCGAGCAGTTCGTCGAGGTCTATGGTGACCCGGCGACCGCCTCGGCGACGGTGATCTTCGTCCACGGAGGCTACTTCCGACCCCGCACCGACCTGTCCCATGCCCGGCCGTCGGCTCGAGCCTTGGCCGAGTCGGGAGTGCTCGTCGCCTCCGTCGAGTATCGGAGGCTCGGCGGTCAGCCGCTCCTGCTCGACGATGTCACTGCGGCCATCGATTCGGTGTGCGCCGAGCTGCCCCGCTGGGGTGTCAGCGGACAGGCGAGGGAGAATCTGATCGTCTCGGGTCATTCGGCCGGTGGCTGCCTCGTCCTCGCCTGGGCCTCGCACCTGCCCGAGGAAGGTCCGCGGATCCGCCTGCGTCCTCTGGCGCCGGTGACCGATCTGCTGCGGGAAGTCGAGGGAGACCTCGGCGACGGAGCGGTCCTCGACTATATGGGCGTGCGCCCCGAGGACGACCTGGAGGCGTACCTGCGTCACGATCCCAGGTCGCGGACGGCGCTCATCCCGGCTCGCGTCGACGTGCATTCGATCCACGGGGATGCCGATGCCACCGTCGACATCGGGTTCTCCCGCGACTTCCCCGCCTCCCTGACCGAATTGGCCGGAGCGAACCATGCCGATGTCATCGACCCCGAATCCCCGTTCTTCCCGCAGGTGAAGAGTCTGCTGCTCGGTTGA
- a CDS encoding uracil-DNA glycosylase, translating into MTSTPPLTEIMSPDWANALTGVEERIHSMGDFLRDEIAAGRRYLPTGDFVFRAFAEPLEQVKVLIVGQDPYPTPGHAIGLSFAVDPDVRPLPRSLGNIFKELESDLGIPPAQHGDLRAWSRQGVMLLNRALTVAPGEPASHRGKGWEEITERAITALIERDQPLVAILWGRDARNLAPLLTSGTAEVALIESAHPSPLSARRGFFGSRPFSRTNELLAQKGIEPIDWALPDQD; encoded by the coding sequence ATGACGTCGACGCCTCCGCTGACCGAGATCATGTCCCCCGACTGGGCGAACGCCCTGACCGGAGTGGAGGAGCGCATCCACTCGATGGGCGACTTCCTCCGCGATGAGATCGCCGCCGGTCGCCGATACCTGCCCACCGGGGACTTCGTGTTCCGGGCCTTCGCCGAACCGCTCGAACAGGTGAAGGTCCTCATCGTCGGCCAGGATCCCTATCCGACGCCCGGCCACGCCATCGGCCTGTCGTTCGCCGTCGACCCCGATGTCCGCCCCCTGCCGAGGTCACTGGGCAATATCTTTAAGGAACTCGAATCCGACCTCGGCATCCCGCCTGCCCAGCACGGGGACCTGCGCGCCTGGTCACGTCAGGGAGTCATGCTGCTCAACCGTGCCCTCACAGTCGCCCCCGGTGAGCCCGCGTCCCACCGCGGCAAGGGCTGGGAGGAGATCACGGAACGGGCGATCACCGCGCTGATCGAACGCGATCAGCCGCTCGTCGCCATCCTCTGGGGCCGCGATGCCCGCAATCTCGCTCCCCTGCTGACTTCGGGAACCGCCGAGGTGGCCCTCATCGAATCCGCGCATCCGTCTCCGTTGTCGGCCCGACGGGGCTTCTTCGGCTCCCGCCCGTTCTCACGCACGAATGAATTGCTCGCTCAGAAGGGCATCGAACCGATCGATTGGGCCCTGCCGGATCAGGACTGA
- a CDS encoding amidohydrolase, with protein sequence MYRSVPVPAATDFVITNARIVPVADASGNRAEAIESGTLTVRDGRITEVAPGSVDTSSLTADTEVIDAGGRWVLPGFIEAHGHLGVHEDGEGWSGDDTNEMTDPNGAGLRALDSIDPTDLGFKDALRGGVTSALIKPGSGNPIGGRTAFLKTWGRIVDEMLVTQDLSVKSALGENPKRVYGEKKVTPSTRMGTVKIIRDAFVEARNYQAKRARAESEGSPFDRDLVKETLADVLDGKLAFDQHCHRADDIATAIRLSEEFGYRLVINHGTEGHKIADFIAAKGIDVILGPLMTSRSKVELRDRTLATAASLAEAGVRIALTTDHPVIPINFLIHEASLAVKEGLDPIVAIEALTINPAAIFGLDDRLGSLAVGRDADIVIWSDDPLELDSRAETVFVSGRRVFDYDAAAGTANIADPLGPTLISEP encoded by the coding sequence ATGTATCGGTCAGTTCCGGTCCCCGCCGCCACAGATTTCGTCATCACGAATGCGCGGATCGTGCCCGTGGCCGATGCGTCCGGCAACCGCGCCGAGGCGATCGAATCGGGCACGCTGACGGTCAGGGACGGCCGCATCACCGAGGTGGCCCCCGGCTCCGTCGACACCTCCTCCCTGACCGCGGACACCGAGGTCATCGATGCCGGCGGACGCTGGGTCCTGCCCGGCTTCATCGAGGCCCACGGCCACCTCGGCGTGCATGAGGACGGCGAAGGCTGGTCCGGTGACGACACGAACGAGATGACCGATCCCAACGGGGCGGGCCTGCGCGCGCTCGACAGCATCGACCCCACCGATCTCGGATTCAAGGATGCGCTGCGCGGGGGCGTCACCTCGGCGCTGATCAAACCCGGGTCCGGCAATCCCATCGGCGGTCGCACCGCCTTCCTCAAGACTTGGGGTCGGATCGTCGACGAGATGCTCGTGACGCAGGATCTGTCCGTGAAGTCCGCGCTCGGCGAGAACCCGAAACGCGTGTACGGGGAGAAGAAGGTCACCCCGTCGACGAGGATGGGCACCGTCAAGATCATCCGCGACGCCTTCGTCGAGGCACGGAACTACCAGGCCAAACGTGCCCGAGCGGAATCCGAGGGCTCCCCGTTCGACCGCGACCTGGTCAAGGAGACCCTGGCCGACGTCCTCGACGGCAAGCTCGCCTTCGACCAGCACTGTCACCGCGCCGATGACATCGCCACCGCCATCCGCCTGTCCGAGGAATTCGGGTACCGCCTGGTCATCAACCACGGCACCGAGGGCCACAAGATCGCCGACTTCATCGCCGCCAAGGGCATCGACGTCATCCTCGGCCCCCTGATGACCTCACGGTCGAAGGTCGAGCTGCGCGACCGCACCCTGGCCACCGCGGCCTCCCTCGCCGAGGCGGGAGTGCGGATCGCGCTGACCACCGACCATCCGGTCATCCCGATCAACTTCCTCATCCACGAAGCCTCGCTGGCCGTGAAGGAGGGACTCGACCCGATCGTCGCGATCGAAGCGCTGACGATCAACCCGGCCGCGATCTTCGGCCTCGACGACCGCCTCGGGTCCCTGGCCGTGGGTCGTGACGCCGATATCGTCATCTGGTCGGACGATCCGCTCGAACTGGACTCCCGCGCCGAGACCGTCTTCGTCTCCGGCCGCCGCGTCTTCGACTATGACGCCGCCGCAGGAACCGCGAACATCGCCGACCCACTCGGCCCGACACTCATCAGCGAGCCGTGA